A single Desulfobaculum xiamenense DNA region contains:
- the rlmN gene encoding 23S rRNA (adenine(2503)-C(2))-methyltransferase RlmN, with product MDTKKNLLDLTLDDLREFIRSLGEPAYRADQVFQWLWQKGCRDFAEMTNISKAFREKLAEASFIGWPDIEKTAVSSDGTVKFLLRYADGELVETVLIPEEGHTTQCLSSQVGCPMACTFCSTGQMGLTRNMTMGEILGQVLVAREYIAAHEDDVAPLRNIVFMGMGDPLLNVTEMVRALTTMTHDKGLGFSSRRITVSSVGILKGLEVLGDCGLAQLAISLHAPTQELREQLMPKAARQLPLDQLMAVLDRYPLKPRERVTYEYILLRGVNDRPEHARQLVKLLGGRKAKVNLIAYNPSPGAPYKAPHPDDILAFEKILWAKGLTAILRKSKGQDIAAACGQLKAKHISES from the coding sequence ATGGATACGAAGAAAAACCTGCTCGACCTGACCCTTGACGATCTGCGCGAATTCATCCGCTCCCTTGGCGAACCCGCATACCGGGCGGACCAGGTGTTCCAGTGGCTGTGGCAGAAAGGCTGCCGCGACTTCGCGGAGATGACCAACATTTCCAAGGCGTTCAGGGAGAAGCTCGCCGAGGCCTCGTTCATCGGCTGGCCCGACATCGAGAAGACCGCCGTGAGCAGCGATGGAACGGTGAAGTTCCTGCTGCGCTACGCGGACGGGGAACTCGTGGAAACTGTGCTCATCCCGGAGGAGGGGCACACCACGCAGTGCCTGTCCTCGCAGGTGGGCTGCCCCATGGCCTGCACCTTCTGCAGTACCGGCCAGATGGGGCTGACCCGCAACATGACCATGGGCGAGATTCTCGGGCAGGTGCTCGTTGCGCGCGAATACATCGCCGCCCACGAGGACGACGTCGCGCCGCTGCGCAACATCGTCTTCATGGGCATGGGCGACCCGCTGCTCAACGTGACGGAGATGGTGCGCGCCCTGACGACCATGACGCACGACAAGGGACTGGGATTCTCCAGCCGGAGAATCACGGTGTCGAGCGTCGGAATCCTTAAAGGACTGGAGGTGCTCGGGGATTGTGGGCTGGCTCAGCTCGCCATCTCCCTGCATGCGCCGACGCAGGAGCTTCGGGAACAGCTTATGCCCAAGGCGGCCCGCCAGCTGCCTCTGGACCAGCTGATGGCGGTTCTCGACCGCTACCCCCTGAAGCCCCGTGAACGCGTCACCTACGAATACATCCTGCTGCGCGGCGTCAACGACAGACCCGAGCACGCACGGCAATTGGTGAAGCTTCTGGGCGGGCGCAAGGCGAAGGTCAACCTTATCGCCTACAACCCCTCGCCCGGCGCGCCGTACAAGGCCCCCCACCCGGACGACATTCTCGCCTTCGAGAAGATCCTCTGGGCCAAAGGGCTCACCGCCATCCTGCGCAAGAGCAAGGGGCAGGACATCGCGGCGGCGTGCGGGCAGCTCAAGGCGAAACACATCTCCGAGTCCTAA
- the hisI gene encoding phosphoribosyl-AMP cyclohydrolase yields the protein MFAPDFDKQGGLVPAIAQDADTGEVLMLAYMNEEAWKRTLETGEAHYWSRSRQCLWHKGGTSGHVQKVRSIRIDCDDDTLVLMIEQVGGAACHTGRRSCFFRELVNGEVSECSPMVFDPKEVYR from the coding sequence ATGTTCGCACCGGATTTCGACAAGCAGGGCGGGCTGGTCCCCGCCATCGCGCAGGACGCCGACACCGGCGAAGTGCTCATGCTGGCCTACATGAACGAGGAGGCGTGGAAGCGCACCCTCGAAACCGGCGAGGCCCACTACTGGAGCCGTAGCCGCCAGTGCCTGTGGCACAAGGGCGGCACCAGCGGCCACGTGCAGAAGGTGCGTTCCATCCGCATCGACTGCGACGACGACACCCTCGTGCTCATGATCGAGCAGGTGGGCGGCGCGGCCTGCCATACCGGCCGCAGATCCTGCTTCTTCCGCGAACTCGTAAACGGCGAGGTGAGCGAATGCTCGCCCATGGTCTTCGACCCCAAGGAGGTCTACAGGTAA
- the hisG gene encoding ATP phosphoribosyltransferase, with amino-acid sequence MAATNGNGNGNILKFGIPKGSLQDATISLLAKAGWKLRQHHRNYFPDVNDHDLKCNLCRVQEIPRYVVDGTLDLGLTGKDWLHETGCDKDVVVISDLIYSKVSNRPARWVLAVAGDSPYRRPEDLAGKKVATELMNFTREYFENAGIPVQVEYSWGATEAKVVEGLADAIVEVTETGTTIKAHGLRIIAELMQSNTQLIANRKALEDPFKREKIRQIDMLLKGALDAESMVGLKMNVPEDRIPAILDELPAITAPTVANLWNKSWVSVEIIVSQSVVRDLIPKLVDLGAKGIIEYPLNKII; translated from the coding sequence ATGGCTGCCACCAACGGAAACGGCAACGGGAACATCCTCAAGTTCGGCATCCCCAAGGGATCGCTGCAGGACGCCACCATCTCCCTTCTGGCCAAGGCTGGCTGGAAGCTTCGGCAGCATCACCGTAACTACTTTCCCGACGTCAACGACCATGACCTCAAGTGCAATCTCTGCCGCGTGCAGGAGATTCCCCGCTACGTGGTGGACGGCACCCTCGACCTCGGCCTCACCGGCAAGGACTGGCTCCACGAGACCGGTTGCGATAAGGACGTGGTGGTCATCTCCGACCTCATCTATTCCAAGGTCTCCAACCGCCCGGCCCGCTGGGTGCTGGCCGTGGCGGGCGATTCCCCCTACCGCCGGCCCGAGGACCTTGCCGGAAAGAAGGTTGCCACGGAGCTCATGAACTTCACGCGGGAATATTTCGAGAACGCGGGCATTCCCGTGCAGGTTGAATACTCCTGGGGCGCGACGGAGGCCAAGGTCGTCGAAGGCCTTGCCGACGCCATTGTGGAGGTCACCGAGACCGGCACCACCATCAAGGCCCATGGCCTGCGCATCATAGCCGAGCTGATGCAGTCCAACACCCAGCTCATCGCCAACCGCAAGGCGTTGGAAGACCCCTTTAAGCGCGAGAAGATCCGCCAGATCGACATGTTGCTCAAGGGTGCGCTGGATGCGGAATCCATGGTCGGCCTCAAGATGAACGTGCCCGAGGACCGCATCCCCGCCATCCTCGACGAGCTTCCGGCCATCACCGCGCCCACCGTGGCCAACCTGTGGAACAAGAGCTGGGTGTCGGTGGAGATCATCGTCAGTCAGTCCGTGGTGCGCGACCTCATCCCCAAGCTTGTGGACCTTGGTGCCAAGGGCATCATCGAGTACCCGCTGAACAAGATCATCTAA
- a CDS encoding glutamine synthetase family protein, with protein MEQTPVFNCKNADDVLKAVRDYNVSFVQFWFIDILGTLKSFQVTPNELEAAFEEGMGFDGSSILGFTRIEESDMVAIPDPTTFQMVSWRPTERPVARMFCDIKLPDMTPYENDSRYVLKKVIAKAAEKGYTFYVGPELEFFVFGNSRKPDPLDVGGYFDAPPLDLGNDIRREIIFALQRMGVQVEYSHHEVAPSQHEIDLRYNEGLLMADIAITYRVVAKEVARKHGAYVSFMPKPIFGQNGSGMHVHQSLFKNGRNAFFDPKDPNGLSGECKSYIAGLLKHAKEFCCVTNQWVNSYKRLVPGYEAPVYIAWAQRNRSALIRVPMYKPGKEAATRIELRNPDPAANPYLCFAVQLAAGLKGIEEGYELGPAVEKNIFAFTEKDMDTHGIEALPGDLYTAAKTLEASELMKETLGESLHRNLVENKLAEWDEYRTHVSEYEINRYLPVL; from the coding sequence ATGGAACAGACGCCGGTATTCAACTGCAAGAACGCGGATGACGTTCTCAAGGCCGTACGCGACTACAACGTCAGCTTCGTACAGTTCTGGTTCATCGACATCCTGGGCACGCTGAAAAGCTTCCAGGTCACCCCGAACGAGCTTGAGGCCGCCTTCGAGGAAGGCATGGGCTTCGATGGCTCCTCCATCCTCGGCTTCACCCGCATCGAGGAGTCGGACATGGTGGCCATCCCCGATCCCACCACCTTCCAGATGGTGTCCTGGCGGCCCACCGAGCGCCCCGTGGCGCGCATGTTCTGCGACATCAAGCTGCCCGACATGACCCCCTACGAGAACGATTCCCGCTACGTCCTCAAGAAGGTCATCGCCAAGGCCGCCGAGAAGGGCTACACCTTCTACGTTGGCCCCGAGCTTGAGTTCTTCGTGTTCGGCAACTCCCGCAAGCCCGACCCGCTGGATGTGGGCGGCTACTTCGATGCGCCGCCGCTGGACCTCGGCAACGACATCCGCCGCGAAATCATCTTTGCCCTTCAGCGCATGGGCGTGCAGGTCGAGTACTCCCACCACGAGGTGGCTCCCTCCCAGCACGAAATCGACCTGCGCTACAACGAAGGCCTGCTGATGGCCGACATCGCCATCACCTACCGCGTGGTGGCCAAGGAAGTGGCCCGCAAGCACGGCGCGTACGTGTCCTTCATGCCCAAGCCCATCTTCGGACAGAACGGCTCCGGCATGCACGTGCACCAGTCCCTGTTCAAGAACGGCCGCAACGCCTTCTTCGATCCCAAGGACCCCAACGGCCTCTCCGGCGAGTGCAAGTCCTACATCGCGGGCCTGCTCAAGCACGCCAAGGAATTCTGCTGCGTCACGAACCAGTGGGTGAACTCCTACAAGCGTCTCGTGCCCGGCTACGAGGCTCCGGTGTACATCGCCTGGGCCCAGCGCAACCGCTCCGCCCTCATCCGCGTGCCCATGTACAAGCCCGGCAAGGAAGCGGCCACCCGCATCGAGCTGCGTAACCCCGATCCGGCGGCCAACCCCTACCTCTGCTTCGCCGTGCAGCTCGCTGCTGGCCTCAAGGGCATCGAGGAAGGCTACGAGCTCGGACCCGCGGTGGAGAAGAACATCTTCGCCTTCACCGAGAAGGACATGGACACCCATGGCATCGAGGCCCTGCCCGGCGATCTCTACACCGCCGCCAAGACCCTCGAAGCGTCCGAACTGATGAAGGAGACCCTCGGCGAATCCCTCCACAGGAACCTCGTGGAGAACAAGCTGGCCGAGTGGGACGAATACCGCACCCACGTCTCCGAATACGAGATCAACAGGTACCTGCCGGTCCTGTAA